aagaaatataattattggGGAATAAAAAGTCTACCGAATATTGAGAATTAGACACAAAAGTCGAAATTGTTGCAGCCTGGACAAggcataatttcgaaattcatCCAAGGAGGATAtccaaatttcgaaattattatCTAGGACCAGGGATAAAGATTTAGATTAGATCACGATTCTAGATGaagatttgattcaaatttaaaCGCGCGGATAAACTCGATCGagatagcagccaacccctataaataaGAGGGCCTATAACTCGAAAATTCACACCATTTTCTACTGCAAATTTTCGAGTTCCTCTCCTAGTTTTCTTAGGATTTTCGAGAGCTTGCTCTCTCCGTGTGCGAAGAAGCGAAGCGCTGCTGCAGTCCAAACCCGAAGCTAGGGTTCGAAATTCCAGTGCAAGATTCCTTTCTATTCACGTTTTTTTCTCATCAAAGAtcaggtaagtgggcttgttttaaatgtgTAATTTCGGTGTAtgcattttcgttttttttgaaatttcggtCGAGTACAATTCTTCTTCTACCCCCTTCTGGTTATGATTTCTGCATGGGTTTTATgttgacactgtgaggattcaacttgatatgggagggaatcccaactatgatatgaccctcatacggtggggatataaccgattcggcctcgcccccttagaggaataaaaattagggactgaattcagtaaaccattgaaagtagaggaatctcagtgtcAGGTCAAGGATACGAATGTGGTATGAGTCAAATATGCAtggtgtgcgtgtgtgtgtatttCGAAAATATATGTGCATGTTGTTGTGTactcgaacggcccccacttgctgaatatttcccaaaatactcaccccttactctcccctccccagataaatcagaagaacaTGTTGAGGAAGAAGAGTCGGAAcaattctggggatggtgatctcGAGATTAGTCTTGGCCATGTTCtcattattttcgaattttagaagtttaattttcatgtaaaacgtttccgcatttatttatttttcagttgtaaagacaatttCCAAACTTTgcgaatttatgaaataaactggtttcggtttacactgtgctacgaggctggttgtttttcgattgtgtgattgatgAACAACGCCGATGTCGACCAACCCCGGTTTCGGGGCATGACACCAAGTCTCAGTTTCATCCCCAGATGTCATCTGCTGATCAACAAAGGAACCCCGGATCTTGAAATAAGGTGGTGTTTGTTAAAATATGCAACGCTGATGAAGGAGAAGGAGAAGACGAAGACGACGGTGAGGGTGATGGTGCTGGCATGGCATGACTTTGATTGCACGTGGACCTTAGCAGCTCAAGAAACTCGGTATCTAGAGATGGGTCGGGTCCGTCTGTTCCACTAAAGTTGTAAAGCCTGCTGTGGAAAAACTTGCAGTGAATTGTTCCGGCGCTGTGGGCGCCTACATTGTACGATGAAACAAGATTTATGTAACAAGAAACAATCTGTGATTCATAAGGAAACGATGTGATCAATTAATATAGTGTACCTAATAAACTGACAGTTTCTCTTTCATCAAATCCTCTAGTTGCAAACGATTCAATGGTTTTCGAGAGATCATCTTGTGGACTAGGAAGCTCGTATGTTGCTTCTTCGAAAAACGATACCGTGCTGTCTTTTCTACCAGTATACAGAGGGTAGAAAGGACCACCAGCCTCAAATGCCAAAATGTAAGACAGAAAAACAAAAGATTCAAATATTTACAAACACATAGTCGAACATGTATTAAAATCACAGGGGAAGGCTTACAAGAAGAACACTTTCTCTAGctgccaaaacaataatatcAGCGCAAGAAACGACTCCAGGGCACGATTCTTCGAGCTCCGACTTGATGATGTCTATAACATCAAAGCCCtttaaagattcatttggtGGAGAATCCTTTTCACTCTCCATTACATCAGTAGCATCCAGTAAAACCGAGGCATCGCATCCCTATACAAAAATTTGGGCCGAGTAACATAACATATCATTGTGATTGAATGCAAACAAACCAATGCGATTCAAGAACAAGAACAGTGGGAATCACGGAGAAAATTGAAAGAAGTTATGTTCCCAAAAGACCAAATTCGGGGGGAAAAACAGCAAAATCTTCATCTCAAAATCATACCAATAAGTGAAAGCAGAGGAAAACTTACCTCCACAAAGCAATCATGAAAGGAAAGTCTCAGCAGAGCCGGGGCGACATCGGGCCGCAGCTCATACAACTCTCGAACAATTGACCGGATTATCTGCTCAGCGAACGGGCAAGATTCGTTATAGTAATCATACCTGAGCCATTCATGAGGAGGGTGGTCTATATCATTTTCTTGGAGCTTTCTATCGATCAATATATCCCCGAGAATCGAAGGCGGATCTTCTTGAGAGTAATCTGCATTCTGAAA
This sequence is a window from Primulina huaijiensis isolate GDHJ02 chromosome 13, ASM1229523v2, whole genome shotgun sequence. Protein-coding genes within it:
- the LOC140990903 gene encoding putative Peroxidase 48; protein product: MDFTRKLSFLVFLLCVLISLKNQNAETNRKGSFQNADYSQEDPPSILGDILIDRKLQENDIDHPPHEWLRYDYYNESCPFAEQIIRSIVRELYELRPDVAPALLRLSFHDCFVEGCDASVLLDATDVMESEKDSPPNESLKGFDVIDIIKSELEESCPGVVSCADIIVLAARESVLLAGGPFYPLYTGRKDSTVSFFEEATYELPSPQDDLSKTIESFATRGFDERETVSLLGAHSAGTIHCKFFHSRLYNFSGTDGPDPSLDTEFLELLRSTCNQSHAMPAPSPSPSSSSSPSPSSALHILTNTTLFQDPGFLC